A window from Dysidea avara chromosome 2, odDysAvar1.4, whole genome shotgun sequence encodes these proteins:
- the LOC136247831 gene encoding piggyBac transposable element-derived protein 4-like, whose translation MDLLDTLLDDGFSSDESDDNEGEEIYAYLGEPVFRRSELEAEAVLEPVADAWDAAGDLNEDRDDIEDRNNPSTEDMNDPTTEERVDEEQSTEERVDEEQFDDASSEQSEAISRTGSISDHNDRDESQSSSEHPSSPKQRRLDPTDSDTSDDDSIPTSPDRPTRATTAARGAARAHRRGWGTTRGGGGVGPTDSARRGRGVRRSDSRGRGRGRERSRSRTTSLGGGRGTIPGDGRAAGVTFLPGEWENIEPTHTKFSYSPTPGPNVRFPPNTRPVDLFYLYFTDDVWDLLVTETNSYAALQFPCRQYARPWKDVTCEEMKAFIGMLIMMVILHLPHLDMYWQVDEEILSTPGISEIMSRDKFLQIYCFLHLADNRQQHPAGHPRHDKLFKVRNLLNLVTAQCASNYTPHQAVTVDEAMIPFKGHLNFKQYMKNKPTKWGIKVFVLCDATNGYIYRMQIYTGKNMESNLDIGLCSRVVLELMDGLEGHEVYTDNYYTSPRLYMALYEDQNNACGTARTNRTGFPKSIIRRTTEDRGYYNYLSNGPLLAAAWYDRRFVYFLSTFHEGASHGETVRRTNPDGTSSDVSCPPLLPDYQQYMRGVDRSDQHIGYYNVGRRSRKWWKRVFAHLIECALYNAYILERYSNPSLYAGYPSRRKRSYLSFRIAVANQLIGPYCFRQRAGRQRSGEHSETRLNLNLGHWPIQKTKKLECVVCNMTRNKQHLSRSELRHETRFKCSYCNVHLCVSDDRECFKLYHTKVEYWNTS comes from the exons ATGG ACCTTCTCGATACTCTTCTTGATGATGGATTCAGCAGTGATGAGAGCGACGATAATGAAGGAGAAGAGATATATGCCTACTTGGGCGAGCCTGTTTTCCGTCGAAGCGAATTGGAGGCTGAAGCTGTACTCGAACCAGTGGCAGATGCTTGGGATGCTGCTGGCGACCTGAATGAGGACAGAGATGATATTGAAGACAGGAACAATCCTTCTACTGAAGACATGAACGATCCTACTACTGAAGAGAGGGTTGATGAAGAACAGTCTACTGAAGAGAGGGTTGATGAAGAACAGTTTGATGATGCTTCCAGCGAACAAAGTGAAGCCATCAGTAGGACAGGAAGTATTAGTGATCACAATGATAGAGATGAAAGT CAATCCAGTTCAGAACACCCAAGTTCTCCCAAGCAACGACGACTTGATCCTACTGATAGTGACACTTCCGATGATGACTCCATACCAACATCACCTGATCGACCAACCCGTGCCACTACAGCAGCTCGAGGAGCAGCACGTGCACATCGACGAGGATGGGGTACAACAAgaggtggtggtggtgtagGACCTACTGACAGTGCCAGGCGTGGACGTGGTGTACGTCGCAGTGACAGCAGAGGACGTGGTCGTGGCAGGGAGCGTAGTCGGAGTAGAACAACTAGTCTTGGTGGAGGACGTGGTACCATACCTGGTGATGGAAGAGCAGCTGGAGTAACTTTTCTACCTGGAGAGTGGGAGAATATAGAGCCCACACACACTAAATTTAGCTACTCACCAACTCCTGGTCCAAATGTACGATTTCCACCAAACACAAGGCcagttgatttattttatttgtactTTACTGATGATGTTTGGGACTTGCTGGTCACTGAAACCAATAGTTATGCTGCTTTGCAGTTTCCCTGTCGGCAATATGCAAGACCGTGGAAAGATGTCACCTGTGAAGAAATGAAGGCATTTATTGGAATGCTCATAATGATGGTGATCTTACACTTGCCACACCTTGACATGTACTGGCAGGTTGATGAGGAGATCCTGAGTACTCCTGGTATCTCAGAAATAATGAGTAGAGACAAGTTTCTCCAGATCTACTGTTTCCTTCATCTTGCTGATAATAGACAGCAACATCCAGCAGGGCATCCACGACATGACAAACTTTTTAAAGTGAGAAACTTGCTGAACTTGGTCACTGCCCAATGTGCTTCCAATTACACACCTCACCAGGCTGTGACTGTAGATGAGGCTATGATTCCTTTCAAGGGTCATCTCAACTTCAAGCAATATATGAAGAACAAGCCTACAAAGTGGGGGATAaaagtgtttgtgttgtgtgatgCAACAAATGGGTACatatacagaatgcaaatatacacAGGCAAAAACATGGAGTCAAACCTTGATATTGGGCTTTGTTCAAGAGTTGTACTGGAACTTATGGATGGACTTGAAGGGCATGAAGTTTACACTGACAATTATTATACCAGCCCTCGTCTGTACATGGCCCTGTATGAAGATCAGAACAACGCTTGTGGGACAGCTCGAACAAACAGAACAGGGTTTCCTAAGTCAATAATTAGAAGGACAACGGAAGATAGGGGATACTATAATTACCTATCAAATGGTCCACTCCTTGCAGCAGCATGGTATGATCGAAGATTTGTCTATTTTCTATCAACCTTTCATGAAGGAGCATCACATGGAGAGACAGTCCGACGTACTAATCCTGATGGGACATCAAGTGATGTTTCTTGTCCGCCACTGCTGCCTGATTATCAGCAGTACATGCGAGGGGTGGATCGCAGTGATCAGCATATAGGATACTATAATGTGGGAAGAAGATCCCGCAAGTGGTGGAAAAGAGTTTTTGCTCACCTGATAGAATGTGCTCTTTACAATGCTTACATCTTAGAGAGGTACTCCAATCCATCACTGTATGCTGGTTATCCAAGTCGACGAAAGCGAAGTTATCTTAGCTTCCGCATTGCAGTAGCCAATCAGCTAATCGGACCTTATTGTTTCCGGCAACGAGCTGGTCGTCAGCGGAGTGGGGAGCATAGTGAAACACGACTGAACTTGAATCTTGGTCACTGGCCTATACAAAAGACAAAGAAACTTGAATGTGTAGTGTGCAACATGACAAGGAACAAGCAACATCTTTCTAGAAGTGAACTGAGGCATGAAACTCGATTTAAATGTTCTTACTGTAATGTACATTTATGTGTAAGTGACGATAGGGAATGTTTCAAACTTTATCACACAAAGGTAGAATACTGGAACACTAGCTAG